In Saccopteryx leptura isolate mSacLep1 chromosome 11, mSacLep1_pri_phased_curated, whole genome shotgun sequence, the following proteins share a genomic window:
- the LOC136383547 gene encoding histone H3.1, translating to MARTKQTARKSTGGKAPRKQLATKAARKSAPATGGVKKPHRYRPGTVALREIRRYQKSTELLIRKLPFQRLVREIAQDFKTDLRFQSSAVMALQEACEAYLVGLFEDTNLCAIHAKRVTIMPKDIQLARRIRGERA from the coding sequence ATGGCTCGTACTAAGCAGACGGCGCGCAAGTCCACCGGCGGGAAGGCCCCGCGCAAGCAACTGGCTACCAAGGCGGCCCGCAAGAGCGCGCCTGCCACCGGCGGCGTCAAGAAGCCGCACCGTTACCGGCCGGGCACGGTGGCCCTGCGCGAGATCCGCCGCTACCAGAAGTCCACCGAGCTGCTGATCCGCAAGCTGCCCTTCCAGCGCCTGGTGCGCGAGATCGCGCAGGACTTCAAGACCGATCTGCGCTTCCAGAGCTCGGCCGTGATGGCGCTGCAGGAGGCGTGCGAGGCGTACCTGGTGGGGCTGTTCGAGGACACCAACCTGTGCGCCATCCACGCCAAGCGTGTGACCATCATGCCCAAAGACATCCAGCTCGCGCGCCGCATCCGCGGGGAGAGGGCGTAA
- the LOC136383554 gene encoding histone H2B type 1-C/E/F/G/I-like: protein MPEPAKSAPAPKKGSKKAVTKAQKKDGKKRKRSRKESYAVYVYKVLKQVHPDTGISSKAMGIMNSFVNDIFERIAGEASRLAHYNKRSTITSREIQTAVRLLLPGELAKHAVSEGTKAVTKYTSSK from the coding sequence ATGCCTGAGCCCGCCAAGTCCGCGCCCGCCCCGAAGAAGGGCTCCAAGAAAGCGGTGACCAAGGCGCAGAAGAAGGACGGCAAGAAGCGCAAGCGCAGCCGCAAGGAGAGCTACGCGGTGTACGTGTACAAGGTGCTGAAGCAGGTACACCCCGATACCGGCATCTCGTCCAAGGCCATGGGCATCATGAACTCGTTCGTCAACGACATCTTCGAGCGCATCGCGGGCGAGGCGTCGCGCCTGGCGCATTACAACAAGCGCTCGACCATCACGTCCCGGGAGATCCAGACGGCCGTGCGCCTGCTGCTGCCCGGGGAGCTGGCCAAGCACGCCGTGTCTGAGGGCACCAAGGCCGTCACCAAGTACACCAGCTCCAAGTAG
- the LOC136383550 gene encoding histone H2A type 1, translating into MSGRGKQGGKARAKAKTRSSRAGLQFPVGRVHRLLRKGNYAERVGAGAPVYLAAVLEYLTAEILELAGNAARDNKKTRIIPRHLQLAIRNDEELNKLLGKVTIAQGGVLPNIQAVLLPKKTESHHKAKGK; encoded by the coding sequence ATGTCTGGACGCGGAAAACAGGGCGGCAAGGCACGAGCCAAGGCCAAGACGCGGTCGTCGCGGGCTGGGCTGCAGTTCCCCGTGGGCCGCGTGCACCGTCTGCTCCGCAAGGGCAACTATGCCGAGCGGGTCGGGGCCGGCGCGCCCGTGTACCTGGCGGCGGTGCTGGAGTATCTGACGGCGGAGATTCTGGAGCTGGCCGGCAACGCGGCCCGCGACAACAAGAAGACGCGCATCATCCCGCGCCACCTGCAGCTGGCCATCCGCAACGACGAGGAGCTCAACAAGCTGCTGGGCAAAGTGACCATCGCGCAGGGCGGCGTCCTGCCCAACATCCAGGCCGTGCTGCTGCCCAAGAAGACCGAGAGCCACCACAAGGCCAAGGGCAAGTGA